TATGTAGTTTTTTGCAGATCCGGAAGATAATAGGCTACAATACCAATCAATGGTAAATACGAACAGATATGGTAGATAAATGTAATAGACGTATGGTCAGCGTACCAGCCTAACAATGCTGATCCTAACCCGCCCATACCAAAGGCAAATCCATAAAACAATCCGGAAACCATTCCTAACTTGCGTGGAAGCAGCTCCTGTGCATACACAATAATGGACGGAAATGCAGACGACAGGATCAATCCTATAATCACGATAAGAATACCGGTCGTTGTAAAGTCAACGTATGGAAGCGCTAACGAAAAGGGTGCTACTCCAAGTACAGAAAACCAGATCACATATTTACGGCCAAAACGGTCTCCAAATATACCCCCCAACAAAGTTCCTACAGCCACTGCTATCAGAAAGTAAAATAAGAATACCTGTGCCTGTACTTCAGAGATACCAAATTTTTCCATCGTGAAGAACTGAAAATAGTTGGTAATACTGGCAATATAAAAATATTTAGAGATGATCAACAGGAGCAGGACTACGACAGACAAAGTGATTTTCTTGTTAGAAAGATCCGGTACGCTGATTGTCTTATTCTTGACTGTGGTGCGATGCTCTAATTTACGGCTGTACCATTTACCGATATACAGTGCAACTACCTTACCTAAAATAGGAACAATAGCAAACCAGACAATAGCTTGCTGTCCTTTGGGAAGAATAAAAAATGCAACCAGAATAGGTGCAAGCGCTGTTCCGGCATTACCTCCGATCTGGAAGATAGATTGAGCAAGACTTCTCTTGCCTCCGGAAGCCATGTATGCTACCCTGGACGACTCTGGGTGAAAAATAGAAGATCCTACACCTACCAGAAACACAGAAATCAGAATAATCTCATAACTATGTGCATACGAAAACAGGATAAGTCCTACTAAAGAAAATGCCATTCCGATAATCTGAGAATACGGCTGAGGTCGCTTATCTGTAAAAGATCCTACTACAGGTTGAAAGATAGATGCTGCCATCTGATAAACAAAGGTAATCATCCCGATCTGGGAGAAAGTCAGATGATGTTCGTCCTTCAGCAAAGGATACACGGAAGGAATAATGCCCTGAACAAAGTCATTGAGCAGGTGAATAAAACTTACGGCAAAAAGAATTGAAAAAACAGGTTTGTTATCTTTAAAATTAGCAACCATAATAAAATATAAATTAAAAACAAAAAGGCTGTTCCTCTACAGCCTTCCAAAATATTGTTAAAGTATTCGTACCAATAAACCCTTGAGGTATTCACCTTCGGGGAAGGAAGCCCGGACGGGATGATCTTCAGGTTGATGAAATTGTCTTATAAACTGTATTTCCTTCCCTGCATCGAGTGCGGCCCAGGCAATGACCTGTTTGAATGTGCTGATATCCATGGCACCTGAACAGGAGAAAGTAGCCAGCAATCCTCCGCTTTCCAACAGCATCATCCCTCTTCTGTTAAGATCTTTATATGCTCTGGATGCTTTTTCCAATGAAGATCTTGAGGGCGCATATTTGGGTGGATCCAGGATTACCACATCAAATTTAGCCTCCTCTTCAATAAAAGTACGCAACTGCTTATTCACATCCGATAAGATAAACTGATGACCGGAAGTATCAAATCCGTTGACAACCATATTGCGTTCTAATGTCTCGATCGCCAGAGCCGAGCTGTCCACAGCAGTAACAGCAGCTGCTCCTTGCTGAATGCTATTCAAGGTAAAGCCTCCTGAATAACAAAAACAGTCCAGTACTTTTTTGTCTTTCACATATTGTGCAGTCAGAAATCTGTTTTCACGCTGATCGCAATAGAAACCGGATTTTTGTCCATCTATAATATTCACCTTATAGCGGATGCCATTTTCCACAACATCCACAAACTCCGGAGGTAATTCCCCGGACAGGAGACCGTTCGTATTGGGAAGACCTTCGTACTCACGTGACTTCAGATCACTACGTTCGTATATTCCTTTGGGTTGAAGTAACCGGGTAAGTTCATCTATGATCACCGCTTTTACATTCTCAGTACCTGCAGCATGCACCTGAATCGAAATATAATCGGCATACTTATCTGCAATAAGTCCCGGTATAAAATCGGCTTCTGCAAAAATCAGACGGATTGTATTGGTATCAGCAGTCAACAGGTGTTGACGGGCTTCCACAGCCTTACGGATGCGATTGCGCCACCAATTTTCATCAATAGTTGCATCCGGATGCCATTCCAGCAAACGAACAGCCACACGCGACTGGTTATGGTAGATTCCATAAGCAATAAATTCACGATCACTGTTGAATACAGAAACGACTTCTCCGTTTTCTACATTACCGGAGACATTGTTTACTGCTCCGGAAAACACCCACGGGTGCAATTGCCAGGCAGCTTTATCCTTGCCTTTATTGAGTATGACTGATTTCATCGTCGCAAAGGTAAGCAAATATTAAAAAAAGGAGACAGCACTTCGTAACAAGTATATGATTTTGGTAAAACAATAAATGACTTCTTTGAGAAGCCATTTATTGTTTAGTTATTTTCTAACAAATATGCTTTGAACAATTCATAATCAACCGGTAATTCTTTTGCCAGTTTTTCCTTTCCGGCAAGCGTTTCGGCTCCTTCCGGAAGTTCAACTTTTTCATATACATCGGCGTCGATTGCATCCGGAAATTTGCAGGGATGTGCTGTAGAAAGAAACACTGAAGCGTACTGTCCCGGATGCTCACCCAGATAAGCTTGTGAAGCTAACCAGGCAATAGCGGTATGCGGACAAGCGACATATTCATAAGCCAGATAAAGTTGTTTCATCGCAGCTTTAGTTGCCTCATCATCGTAAGTATAAGATGTAACAACTTCCTTTAAAGCCTCCAGATCCTGATCAAACAGATCCAGTATACGTACCCAGTTGCTCGGATCACCTACATCCATAGCATTGGCCAGTGTCTGTACTGAAGGTTTAGGCTGATACTGTCCGGAAGACAGGAACCTCGGAACTGTATCATTGACATTGGTTGCGGCCACAAACTTTTCAACAGGAAGTCCCATCTTATAAGCCAGCAATCCGGCACCTATATTTCCAAAATTACCGCTCGGTACACTGAACACAACCTGATTGATTCCCTGTGCCTTTAATTGCGCATAGGCATAGAAATAATAAAAGGTCTGAGGAATCAGACGAGCTATATTAATAGAATTGGCTGATGTCAGTCGCAATTCTGCATTCAGTCCGGCATCATTAAATGCCCTCTTCACCAGTGCCTGACAATCATCAAATGTACCGTCCACTTCCAGTGCCCGTATATTCTGACCATTTGTGGTAAGTTGCTGCTCCTGTACTTCGGAAACTTTTCCTTTTGGATACAGAATCGTTACCCTTGTCCCTTCTACGCCTAAAAAGCCTAATGCTACAGCACCTCCGGTATCACCGGATGTAGCGACCAGTACATCTAACAACTTATCATCAGATTGAGAGAAATATCCCATAACACGACTCATAAAGCGAGCTCCGAAATCTTTAAAAGCATAAGACGGACCGTGAAACAATTCCAACACTGCTGTGTCCTTACTCAAAAACCGGACAGGCGCATCAAAATTAATGGCATCTTTAATGATCTTTTTAAGATCATCAGCCGGGATATCCTGCCCGATCAAAGCATGGGCAACCGTAAACGCAATCTCTTCTAAAGAGTATTGCTGAATGTTACGGATAAACATAGGGTCCAGCTGGGGAATAACTTCCGGCATATAAAGGCCCTTGTCTGCGGGCAGTGAATTGAATACGGCATCTTTGAAGGATACACGCAGGTCTTTATTTTGAGTACTGTATAATTTCATTTTCTGTTAGTTTAAAACTTTAGGTCCTTCTACATTGACGGATGATACATATCCGAAACTTTCTATTTCGGATTCATTCAGGTGATGCTGTATACGTGCTTTGATATTTTCAGCGATGGTTCTGTCTCTTGTCACTGCTACTACAGAAGGACCTGAGCCCGATATCCCAAAGCTCAATGCACCTTCTTCCAGCGCAATTTGCTTCATTTCATAAAATTGCGGTATCAGAATAGCACGTGTAGGTTCGATCAGTACATCGTGCATACTCCTTGCGATCAGGGCATAATCTTCCTTAAACAATCCAGCTACCAGACCTGCAATATTTCCCCATTGTGTCACAGCATCTTTCAGTAATACTTTTTCTTTAATCAGTTGACGTGCGTCTCTTGTCGGTACATCCACCTGTGGAAATACAACTGCTGCAAATAACTCTTTTGGAGTAGGCAAGGATATAACATCCAGAGGTTCGGTGCTGCGAATCAGAGTAATACCCCCAAATAGAGCTGGTGCCACATTGTCGGCATGACCTGTACCACAGGCCAGTCGTTCGCCTTCTACACAGTACGGAAGAAGCTCCTCCCTGGAAAGCGGACTTCCCAACAAAGCATTGATGGCAAACAGCCCCGCAACAGTACTGGCTGCACTGGAACCCAATCCGGAACCTATAGGCATATGTTTGTGTAATTTGATTTCGACACCGACCTCATGCTGCAAGCCCAGATTCTGCAGCAGAAATTGTACACATGCCGATACTGTATTTTTTTCAGGATCTAAGGGCAAACGACCGTCATCTCCTGTTATCTCGGTAATCACTACTCCGGGTTTCGAAGACCTTTTCATGATGACCTCATCACCAGGCTCGTCCAGTGCAAAACCCAGAATATCAAATCCGCAGATCATATTGGCAACAGTTGCCGGGGCAAATACTCGTATTTCCTCCAACATCTTTTCCAGATCGATATCCTTTTTCAGCTGCGATAGTTCCATTGTCTATGTTTAGTAATTAATATTCAGTAATTGTATTTCAGTTATCAGGATTAAGCGCCGACGTTTACCAGGTCTGCAAATACACCTGCAGCTGTCACCTCAGCACCAGCTCCCGGTCCTTTGACAACAAGGGGACGTTCCTTATACCGTTCGGTTGTAAAGGAGATAATATTGTCACTTCCCGAAAGCGAATAGAACGGGTGTGTCTCATCTACCAACTGTACGGAAATGGCAACTTTCCCATTTTCCAGTTTACCAATATAACGGATTACTTTATTTTCAGCCTTAGCTTTTGCTTTTAATGCTTCGAAATACGCATCTTCTTTTTTCAGTTCTTCATAAAAAGAAGCAACACTATCTGCCTGCAAACAAGCTTCCGGCAAAATGGCACCCAGATCTACATCTTCAGATTCAATAATATGACCTGCATCACGAGCCAGAATCAGCATCTTACGCATAAAATCCACTCCACCGAGATCATCACGCGGATCGGGCTCTGTGTATCCCAGTTCCTGAGCTTTCATTACCACATCATAGAATGAAGCATCATCTTTAAAGTTATTGAAAATATAAGATATGGTACCCGAGAGAATCGCTTCTATTTTGATAATACGGTCGCCGCTCATCATTAAATCTTTAAGGACGCGTACAATCGGTAATCCCGCACCTACATTTGTTTCATAGAAGAAATCTACGCCATATTTACGTGCTGTGTCGTGCAGAGACTTATACTGCTCATATTTACCTGAATTCGCAATTTTATTGCAGGTGACAATAGAGATATTGGACCTGAAGATATCTTCATAATAGGAAGAAGGGACTTTGCTTGCTGTATTATCTATAAAAACACAGTTGGGCAGATTCATGGCTTTCATCTTTTCTACAAACAGCGGCAAATCAGCATCTATACCATTTTCGTTCAGATCCGCTTCCCAGTTACCCAGATTAATTCCTGATTCACTGAAAATCATCTTCCGGCTATTTGATATTCCCACTACCTTGATATCAATATCATTTTTATCAGAAAGGAAATCATGTTGATTCTCCAGTTGTTTGAATAATGTAGATCCGATATTTCCTGTCCCCAGATTAAAGACATGCAATGTCTTCTTTAACTCTGCAAAGAAAGCATCATGAACAGCATTCAATGCTTTTGCCAGATCTATCTTGGAGATAATTACCGAAATATTAAATTCAGAAGATCCCTGAGCAATTGCACGTACATTAATACCGTTTCTTCCCAGTGCGGCAAACAGTTTACCTGACATTCCAGGAGTTTTCTTCATATTCTCACCCACAATAGCCAAGACAGAAAGATCATTTTCAATTTCCGGTCGCACCAGTTTATTGGCTTCCAGTTCCAGCTCAAACTCTGCTTCGATAAGGTGTACAGCTTTACGTGCATCATCCGGATGTACGGCAAAGGTAATACTGTGCTCGGAAGAAGACTGCGTAATCAATACGACATTGATCTGCTCTCTGGCAAGTAAGGTGAACAGGCGACCACTAAAACCTGATTTGCCGATCATACCTGAACCGCTCAGATTAATCACAGAAATATCGCTGATAGAAGAAATACCTTTTATCGGATAGCTGGTCTTTCCACTGTCAAACTGAATAACTGTCCCTTCAAATTCCGGCTGGAATGTATTGCGGATAATAATCGGAATTTTCTTCAGGAATGCAGGTATCATAGTCGGTGGATAAATCACCTTGGCACCAAAGTAAGAAAGCTCCATTGCTTCTGTATAAGAGAGAACCGGTAAAGAAAATGCTTTCTTCACAATACGCGGATCTGCAGTCAGCATTCCATTTACATCCGTCCATATCTCTATAGCTGAAGCATTGAGTACGGATCCGAATATAGCAGCTGTATAATCTGACCCTCCGCGACCTAAAGTGGTAATACGCCCGTTTTCGTTAGAACCGATAAATCCGGTTACAAACATAAGCTTGTCAGCATTGGTATTGGCAAGTGCCTTGATCAACTGATCGGTGATTTCGTCATTGACACTGGCATGTCCAAAATTTGAATTTGTCTTGATATAATGTGACGCATCTACAAACAAGGCTTCCTCCAGATGTTGCTCCGCTATTTTTGACACCAGAAAAGTCGAACAGCGCTCACCATAACTCACCACCAGATCGCGACTTTGATTACTTAGCTCACGGAGAGCATAGATTCCCTGAAGCAGGTCTTCTATTTCATTGAAGAACAATTTCAATTTAGTAAAAACAGGATTCTGGAATTTTACAGCGATCAGTTTTCGAACTACTTCAAAGTGTTTTTCTTCTAGAACTTTTATACCGGACTCAAATGGTTTGCCCTCAGCTGCATCTTCTGCCATTTGCGTTAACAGATTGGTAATACCTGACATCGCAGATAATACGACTAATGGTTTCTCCCCAGCCTGATAAGCTGCTGTTACAATGGCGAGCACAGACCGGATGCTGTCTGCTGAGCCTACTGATGTACCACCGAATTTTAGAACTTTCATATTTAATTATACTGTTTAGTTGACTGATTAAAACAAAAAACGCCTTCCTCTTTGCGGAGGAAGGCGTTTTCATCAATATTATGTACACTTTTTAATACATAGAAACTACTTCCTCCGCGTATATGCCCCCGGTGGTAATAATAATCGATGTAGTAATAGTGTTAAAATTCATTTCTGTTTTTTGCTTGTGCTAAAGGTAGGATATTAATTTCGAAATATTCAAAAATATTTTATCTTTTTTATCAAATTCGCCTTTAAAGCTATGTTTCGTTGATTTTTTAATGAAATATAGTTTTATACAGCTCAGAAAGCTCAGGTTCTGAATTGTTAAAAAAGGTTAAAGAATTGTTAAATCTGCGTCAAAAAGTTTGGATTGCTAAGTAGAATGACTTAGTTTTGCGACAGTGCTGTAGAATAAAATATACAGTGCGCATGTAAAAGTTTAAAGTTGTATTAATAAAGCGATTGAATGAAAACAAAGAAAATAGTAGCTTTAGTGCTATTTATAGGCTTATGTCTAGTGTCGCAGGCACAATCAACCAAAACCCAATCCAAATCAGAATCAGCCGATCCTGATAACTTAGCAAAAGATTATTTCTCGCAAATCATGGGTGTAGCTGTTTCAGCAACTACAAATACCAAACTTTATCAATTTGTATACGACTGGATCGGTACTCCTTACCGTCTAGGAGGCGATTCCAAAAGAGGTATTGACTGCTCAAAGTTTGCATACGAACTATACGATAAGGTTTTTAACACTTCTATCGGTTACAATAGCCGCAATATCTACACACAGGTAGATCCTATCGGTAAAAGTGAACTAAAAGCAGGAGATCTGGTTTTCTTTAAAATCAGAAGCAAAAGCATCACACACATAGGGGTATACCTTGGAGATGACAAATTTGCACACGCTTCATCCAGTAAAGGTGTTATGATCAGTAACCTGAATGAGGCTTACTGGAAGCGTTACTACTACAACGGCGGACGTATGCCGATTGAAAATTCAGAAGAAATTGGAAGAGTATTGACTGCAGATCTTCTTAAAGAAAGAAAAGCAACTGTCAATTAATCAATAAAACAGTATTCAAAAGTCCGATTGTTCTTGCAATCGGACTTTTTTGTTTAAAAGATTTCTTATTTTTACCTCAGTAAAATTTGAGCCGTATGTCTTCAAAAAAAACCCTTATTCTAAATAAAAAGCAAATCAAACAAAAGTCAATCCGTATTGCCTATCAGATACTTGAAGATAATTTTGAGGAAAAGGCAATCGTCATTGTGGGCATTGCGGACAGAGGTTATATCTTCGCTCAGCGTCTTCAGAAAATTCTGGTTACGTTAGCGCCTGAAAAGTCAATCGAGCTGATCAAAGTAACGATCAACAAGACCAGCCGAAGCCTGGTTGGTTCTACAGACGTAGCAGCCTCTACAGCGAAAGATAAAGTGGTAATCCTTGTCGATGATGTACTGAACAGCGGAAGAGCTTTAGCGTATGGCTTAGGCATCTTTCTGGACGTTCCGTTGAAGAAGATGAGAACTGCCGTACTGATTGACAGAAGTCATCACAAATTCCCTATTTTCAGTGATTATTACGGTCTGAAGCTTTCGACTATCCTAAAGGAACACGTCGAAGTGACTTTGGAAGAATATGATAAAACAGAAGATGCGGCCTGGTTAGTATAACCGGACCGCATCCTGTATTCTTATATGAAAAACGTTCGTTTTTCTATTTTTTGATTTTCAATTTCATTCCGGGTTTGAGTTTACTGCTACTCAGTCCGTTGTCTGCCTTAATATTGCTTACGGTAGCACCTTTATACTTGTTGGCGATATCCGACAACGTATCCCCTCTCTTTACTGTATAGCTCAGATAGCTACTGGTAGATTTTTTACTGGCACTGGCCTTATTCTTACTGACACGGCTCGCTAAGCGTTCGTTAACTCCCGGACTGGACACGATAAGTGTACGCCCTACCGGAGCACGACTGGAGGAAATATCATTCCATGCTTTCAGGTTTTGTACACTGACACCAAACTTTCTGGAAATACTCTGCAGCGTCTCACCCTTTCTCACACGGTGTCTGGTCATCGCATTAGGAGATACACGCAGATCATCATTAACGGCTTCTACAACTGCTGCCATAGACTCTACAGGCGAATTAAGGGCCGTATAAAGCTTCTCTTCATCCATACCTGCCAATTTAGGTATAACAAGCCTGCGTGGCATCTCTGCGGTACCATTCACAATTCCTTTCTTATACCCCGGATTGAGCATTTTTAAAGCATCTTCTGACAGGTTAAGCGCCTGAGCAATGCTGTTCAGATTAAGAGATTTGTCAACCATCATCATATCTGTTGCCAAATGATAATCTGTTGTAGCAGCTTCAATATTATTTTCAGCTGCATATCCCATCATATATGTCATAGCAATAAATGCAGGCACATAATTACGGGTTTCTCTTGGAAGATAGGCGGATAATTCCCAGAAGTTGGGATTCGTCTTTCCTGATTTAGCTATTGCACGCTTGATATTTCCTTTTCCACAATTATACGATGCGATAGCCACGAGCCAGTCTCCGAATTCCTGATAAGAATCCTGCATGTATTTGGCGGCAGCATAACATGAAGCATAAGGATCTTTCCGCTCATCCAGATAATTATCCATAATCAGATTATAGGATTTGGCTGTCCCGTACATAAACTGCCACGGTCCGGTCGCTCCTACGCGTGATACACTGTGAGGATTGAGTGCTGATTCAACAATAGACAGGTATTTGATCTCATCCGGAACATTCATCTCTTTGAATATCTTTTCATAGATCGGGAAATAATACTGCCCCAGTCCCAGCATCTTACTCATATGCGGTTTATAATTTTTAGAACTGTACAGTTCTATATAATTACGTACCTGAGCATTGTAATTTAACGGTACTTCCCGCTGGAGAGAGAGTAATTTACGGACCATTCCCACATCCTGAATATCAAAAACGACATTATCGACGTTTTTTTCTCCGGCGTTGACAAATTTAATACTGTCAAGTTCCTTTAAGATCTGTGTGTTTTCATCTGCCAGATTTTGCAGAAGTGTAGTTTGTAGATCATCTTTAAAAGATGAAGAGGATTGACCTTGAACATTAGCCTGTGCGATGCACAAAAAGCCAAATAAAGACAGGGTCGTCACTTTCATTTTAACCATAAGATCAATTTAATGCATAAAATAAGATTGAATCCTTATTCTATAATAGCCTGTGTTTTTTTTGAAACATAAGCTGTATTTTCATGCATGTTTATAATTTCGGTCTTTTCAAAGGCTGGATATCCCTTTTCAGCTTTTGAAAACGGTTGAAAAAACAAAAGATTCCTTTGAGATCTGATCACATTGGAATCTTTTGTTCTGGACGTCCATTAGTGGGCGTTATTTGAATTTTCTTTGTTATTCGTATTGTTACCGGACTCAGTAGGCTCTTCCCGCTGACCATCCTTAAACTCTTTCACTCCACGTCCCAATCCACGCATTAATTCAGGAATCTTTTTACCCCCAAATAATAACAGAACCAAGATTACAATGATAATAATCTCTTGCGTTCCTATAAATAATAGCCCTGATGTTAACATAATCTATTTTTGTGTTTATTTTTTATGCCCTATTGCTTTAATCACCCCCGGTAAATCTTCCAAAGGTAAACATTTAATTTTTTATTTCTGTTATCTTGCCAGCCAAGATTCCGGATTTAACTCCGTCATTCCTTGGAAGATAGAGAATTTGACAAGTGAAATACCTTCCTCTGTATCCTCTCCTGCTGTACCTATAGCCTGTCCTGCAGAAACTTTTTGTCCCTTGGAAACAGATAATCCTTTCATATCACTATATACGGTAAAATACTCTCCATGGTTTATAATAACGTTACCGGAACCTGCCGATGTAAAGGCCTGCACCACCGTACCCGGGAATACTGCTTTAATCGTAGCATTTTCACCTGTACGGATAACGATATCCGGATTGTACACCGTTACATTTCTTCCGTAAGACCCCATACCAAACTTGCGGATGATATTACCCTGTCCTACCGGCCAAGGGAGTCTTCCTCTGTTTGATTTGAAATCAGCAGATAAACGGGCTGCCTCAGGTGTAGATTTTAACACTTCTCCGTCTGATTTACGTTTGGTGTTTTTCTCTACTTCGGCTACTGTTTTACCCGTTTTACGGGCTTCAGCTTCGGCAAGACGCTTGCGCTCAGCTTCTGCTCTTCTTCTTTCTTCCGCGATCTCACGTGCGATGGCTGCCTTAATTTGTGCGGCCAGCTTACGTTCCTGCTGTTGCTTTTTACTCAGTTGCGATTTTACATTACGCTCCTGAGATGCGAGCTCATTCAGCACTTTCGAATGCTCAGCCTTATCTTTAGCGATTACAGAGCGTTCATTTTGCTGATCTTTCAGCAGGACATTCTTTTTATTTTTGTCAGCCTGAAGCTGTGCAATTTTTTGTTTGATCTTATTTTGAGTTGCCTCTATTTCGTCTGCCTTTACTTTTCTGGAATCGTTAAATTGCTGAAGATATTTTACACGACGGTAAGCCTGATTAAAATCTTTAGATGCAAAGATAAACATCATCTTACTATAAGCATTCTTATTCCGGAATGCGAACATGATCATTTTCTCATAATCCTTTCGCAGCTTTTCGAGCTCTGCTTTCAGCGCATCTACAGCTTTATTATTACTGGAGATTTGATTATCGATCAACCGTACTTCAGCATTGATAGTAGAAATTTTCTCCTCGCGAAGATTCAATTGCTTACTCAGTGCATTGACCTCCTGCTGGGAAAGTTTTCTCTCTTTAGTGGTATTTTGCAATACTTTTTGTAATTCGGCAATCTCTTTGGTCAATTGCTCTCTTTGCTTCTGTAATAAAGCACTACTCTGTGCCTT
The Sphingobacterium spiritivorum genome window above contains:
- a CDS encoding MFS transporter produces the protein MVANFKDNKPVFSILFAVSFIHLLNDFVQGIIPSVYPLLKDEHHLTFSQIGMITFVYQMAASIFQPVVGSFTDKRPQPYSQIIGMAFSLVGLILFSYAHSYEIILISVFLVGVGSSIFHPESSRVAYMASGGKRSLAQSIFQIGGNAGTALAPILVAFFILPKGQQAIVWFAIVPILGKVVALYIGKWYSRKLEHRTTVKNKTISVPDLSNKKITLSVVVLLLLIISKYFYIASITNYFQFFTMEKFGISEVQAQVFLFYFLIAVAVGTLLGGIFGDRFGRKYVIWFSVLGVAPFSLALPYVDFTTTGILIVIIGLILSSAFPSIIVYAQELLPRKLGMVSGLFYGFAFGMGGLGSALLGWYADHTSITFIYHICSYLPLIGIVAYYLPDLQKTTYRDVEL
- a CDS encoding class I SAM-dependent rRNA methyltransferase; protein product: MKSVILNKGKDKAAWQLHPWVFSGAVNNVSGNVENGEVVSVFNSDREFIAYGIYHNQSRVAVRLLEWHPDATIDENWWRNRIRKAVEARQHLLTADTNTIRLIFAEADFIPGLIADKYADYISIQVHAAGTENVKAVIIDELTRLLQPKGIYERSDLKSREYEGLPNTNGLLSGELPPEFVDVVENGIRYKVNIIDGQKSGFYCDQRENRFLTAQYVKDKKVLDCFCYSGGFTLNSIQQGAAAVTAVDSSALAIETLERNMVVNGFDTSGHQFILSDVNKQLRTFIEEEAKFDVVILDPPKYAPSRSSLEKASRAYKDLNRRGMMLLESGGLLATFSCSGAMDISTFKQVIAWAALDAGKEIQFIRQFHQPEDHPVRASFPEGEYLKGLLVRIL
- the thrC gene encoding threonine synthase; this encodes MKLYSTQNKDLRVSFKDAVFNSLPADKGLYMPEVIPQLDPMFIRNIQQYSLEEIAFTVAHALIGQDIPADDLKKIIKDAINFDAPVRFLSKDTAVLELFHGPSYAFKDFGARFMSRVMGYFSQSDDKLLDVLVATSGDTGGAVALGFLGVEGTRVTILYPKGKVSEVQEQQLTTNGQNIRALEVDGTFDDCQALVKRAFNDAGLNAELRLTSANSINIARLIPQTFYYFYAYAQLKAQGINQVVFSVPSGNFGNIGAGLLAYKMGLPVEKFVAATNVNDTVPRFLSSGQYQPKPSVQTLANAMDVGDPSNWVRILDLFDQDLEALKEVVTSYTYDDEATKAAMKQLYLAYEYVACPHTAIAWLASQAYLGEHPGQYASVFLSTAHPCKFPDAIDADVYEKVELPEGAETLAGKEKLAKELPVDYELFKAYLLENN
- a CDS encoding homoserine kinase translates to MELSQLKKDIDLEKMLEEIRVFAPATVANMICGFDILGFALDEPGDEVIMKRSSKPGVVITEITGDDGRLPLDPEKNTVSACVQFLLQNLGLQHEVGVEIKLHKHMPIGSGLGSSAASTVAGLFAINALLGSPLSREELLPYCVEGERLACGTGHADNVAPALFGGITLIRSTEPLDVISLPTPKELFAAVVFPQVDVPTRDARQLIKEKVLLKDAVTQWGNIAGLVAGLFKEDYALIARSMHDVLIEPTRAILIPQFYEMKQIALEEGALSFGISGSGPSVVAVTRDRTIAENIKARIQHHLNESEIESFGYVSSVNVEGPKVLN
- the thrA gene encoding bifunctional aspartate kinase/homoserine dehydrogenase I; its protein translation is MKVLKFGGTSVGSADSIRSVLAIVTAAYQAGEKPLVVLSAMSGITNLLTQMAEDAAEGKPFESGIKVLEEKHFEVVRKLIAVKFQNPVFTKLKLFFNEIEDLLQGIYALRELSNQSRDLVVSYGERCSTFLVSKIAEQHLEEALFVDASHYIKTNSNFGHASVNDEITDQLIKALANTNADKLMFVTGFIGSNENGRITTLGRGGSDYTAAIFGSVLNASAIEIWTDVNGMLTADPRIVKKAFSLPVLSYTEAMELSYFGAKVIYPPTMIPAFLKKIPIIIRNTFQPEFEGTVIQFDSGKTSYPIKGISSISDISVINLSGSGMIGKSGFSGRLFTLLAREQINVVLITQSSSEHSITFAVHPDDARKAVHLIEAEFELELEANKLVRPEIENDLSVLAIVGENMKKTPGMSGKLFAALGRNGINVRAIAQGSSEFNISVIISKIDLAKALNAVHDAFFAELKKTLHVFNLGTGNIGSTLFKQLENQHDFLSDKNDIDIKVVGISNSRKMIFSESGINLGNWEADLNENGIDADLPLFVEKMKAMNLPNCVFIDNTASKVPSSYYEDIFRSNISIVTCNKIANSGKYEQYKSLHDTARKYGVDFFYETNVGAGLPIVRVLKDLMMSGDRIIKIEAILSGTISYIFNNFKDDASFYDVVMKAQELGYTEPDPRDDLGGVDFMRKMLILARDAGHIIESEDVDLGAILPEACLQADSVASFYEELKKEDAYFEALKAKAKAENKVIRYIGKLENGKVAISVQLVDETHPFYSLSGSDNIISFTTERYKERPLVVKGPGAGAEVTAAGVFADLVNVGA
- a CDS encoding C40 family peptidase; amino-acid sequence: MKTKKIVALVLFIGLCLVSQAQSTKTQSKSESADPDNLAKDYFSQIMGVAVSATTNTKLYQFVYDWIGTPYRLGGDSKRGIDCSKFAYELYDKVFNTSIGYNSRNIYTQVDPIGKSELKAGDLVFFKIRSKSITHIGVYLGDDKFAHASSSKGVMISNLNEAYWKRYYYNGGRMPIENSEEIGRVLTADLLKERKATVN
- a CDS encoding phosphoribosyltransferase family protein — translated: MSSKKTLILNKKQIKQKSIRIAYQILEDNFEEKAIVIVGIADRGYIFAQRLQKILVTLAPEKSIELIKVTINKTSRSLVGSTDVAASTAKDKVVILVDDVLNSGRALAYGLGIFLDVPLKKMRTAVLIDRSHHKFPIFSDYYGLKLSTILKEHVEVTLEEYDKTEDAAWLV
- a CDS encoding lytic transglycosylase domain-containing protein, producing MVKMKVTTLSLFGFLCIAQANVQGQSSSSFKDDLQTTLLQNLADENTQILKELDSIKFVNAGEKNVDNVVFDIQDVGMVRKLLSLQREVPLNYNAQVRNYIELYSSKNYKPHMSKMLGLGQYYFPIYEKIFKEMNVPDEIKYLSIVESALNPHSVSRVGATGPWQFMYGTAKSYNLIMDNYLDERKDPYASCYAAAKYMQDSYQEFGDWLVAIASYNCGKGNIKRAIAKSGKTNPNFWELSAYLPRETRNYVPAFIAMTYMMGYAAENNIEAATTDYHLATDMMMVDKSLNLNSIAQALNLSEDALKMLNPGYKKGIVNGTAEMPRRLVIPKLAGMDEEKLYTALNSPVESMAAVVEAVNDDLRVSPNAMTRHRVRKGETLQSISRKFGVSVQNLKAWNDISSSRAPVGRTLIVSSPGVNERLASRVSKNKASASKKSTSSYLSYTVKRGDTLSDIANKYKGATVSNIKADNGLSSSKLKPGMKLKIKK